One Flagellimonas sp. CMM7 genomic region harbors:
- a CDS encoding amidohydrolase, which translates to MKSNHHVLRVLLLIWTFLLGMPSSYGQKSYSKSKIAKLKAEVAALVEADKKQAQVMVDKIFSFAELGFQEVESSKYLTGILKDNGFAIENSISGIPTAWFAKWSNGEGPVIAIGSDVDCIPKASQYPGVAYHKPMVDGAPGHGEGHNSGIPLNISAVLAVKKIMEREQIGGTLIVWPGIAEELVAAKAWYVRDGLFDNIDMCIFTHVSSNLSVSYGPARGTGLISVEYSFEGEAAHSAGSPWRGRSALDAAELMNIGWNYKREHLHPLRRSHSIFTDAGDQPNVVPSKASIWFYFRDIKYEGIMDMYATANDMAKGAALMTGTTMKSKVLGAAWPRHFNKVIAETMYGNIKKVGLPSWSDADQTLAKAVQTEVNSKKIEGLAVKLDTIGLPVVNPVSGGSDDIGDISWKVPTVTMRFPSNIPGLQGHHWSNAISMATPIAHKGVVAGAKVEAMTLIDFLLKPELLKKAWDYFNNEQTKETKFEPMISEDDMPPIYLNKDKQDQFRTALEKFYYDETKYDSYLEQLGVDYPTLKGE; encoded by the coding sequence ATGAAATCTAATCACCACGTTTTAAGAGTTTTACTTCTTATATGGACCTTTTTACTGGGCATGCCATCTTCTTATGGTCAAAAAAGCTATTCAAAATCTAAAATTGCCAAACTTAAGGCTGAAGTTGCCGCTTTGGTAGAAGCGGATAAAAAGCAGGCTCAAGTGATGGTGGATAAAATTTTCAGCTTTGCCGAACTTGGTTTTCAAGAGGTAGAAAGTTCAAAATACTTGACCGGTATCCTGAAAGACAATGGATTTGCCATTGAAAATTCTATTTCGGGTATTCCCACTGCTTGGTTTGCAAAATGGAGCAATGGTGAAGGCCCGGTAATTGCCATTGGTAGTGATGTTGATTGTATTCCCAAGGCATCGCAATATCCAGGGGTAGCCTACCATAAACCTATGGTGGATGGAGCACCTGGTCATGGAGAAGGTCATAATTCTGGTATTCCTTTGAATATTTCAGCTGTTTTAGCGGTAAAGAAAATCATGGAGCGTGAGCAAATTGGAGGTACTCTAATTGTTTGGCCAGGGATTGCAGAAGAATTGGTGGCGGCCAAAGCATGGTATGTACGCGATGGCCTCTTTGATAACATTGATATGTGCATTTTTACGCATGTTAGCAGTAATTTGAGTGTGAGTTATGGTCCAGCACGTGGCACAGGCCTTATCTCCGTGGAATATTCTTTTGAAGGTGAAGCGGCGCATTCCGCAGGTTCACCATGGCGAGGACGCAGTGCACTGGATGCGGCTGAGCTTATGAATATTGGTTGGAATTATAAGCGGGAACATTTGCATCCGCTACGTCGTTCACACTCTATTTTCACAGATGCTGGTGATCAACCCAACGTAGTACCTTCAAAGGCGTCTATATGGTTTTATTTTAGAGATATTAAATATGAAGGTATCATGGACATGTATGCAACTGCCAATGATATGGCGAAGGGGGCTGCGTTAATGACAGGTACCACTATGAAATCTAAAGTTTTGGGAGCAGCGTGGCCAAGACATTTTAATAAGGTGATTGCAGAGACTATGTATGGAAATATTAAAAAGGTAGGATTGCCTAGTTGGTCCGATGCGGACCAAACTTTAGCTAAGGCTGTACAAACGGAAGTCAATTCTAAAAAAATTGAAGGGTTAGCAGTAAAGTTAGATACTATTGGTTTGCCAGTAGTGAATCCTGTTAGCGGCGGATCGGATGATATTGGGGATATCTCTTGGAAAGTGCCAACGGTCACCATGCGTTTTCCTTCTAATATTCCTGGTTTACAAGGCCATCATTGGAGCAATGCGATTTCGATGGCCACGCCCATAGCACATAAGGGTGTGGTAGCTGGTGCAAAAGTGGAGGCAATGACCTTAATCGACTTTCTGCTGAAGCCAGAACTTTTAAAAAAGGCCTGGGACTACTTTAACAACGAGCAAACCAAAGAGACTAAGTTTGAACCGATGATCTCTGAGGATGATATGCCTCCCATTTATCTAAATAAAGACAAACAAGACCAGTTTAGAACTGCCCTTGAAAAATTCTATTATGATGAAACGAAGTATGATTCGTATTTAGAGCAGTTGGGAGTTGATTACCCAACTTTAAAGGGAGAATAA
- a CDS encoding AraC family transcriptional regulator has protein sequence MEKRKTLANFYAESGNQVPDSLKSGIGHFNVFKLDEFAGPKAKPMPFNRRDYFKISLVTGKSRVHYADKIVNVDKHVFVFSNPQIPYNWEQIDEQLTGYFCVFTEAFFHQYGNLLGYPVFQPSGHPVFELTDDQVDSFTPVFQRMFKEINSDYAYKYDILRNLVFELIHAAMKLQPANLASNLHSNASERISSLFAELLERQFPIESPTQRMQLRSPSDFAKQLGVHINHLNRALRETMQKSTSMLITERVMQESKILIRHTNWNISEVGYCLGFEETAHFSNFFKKHTSHSPLKFRKAEIV, from the coding sequence ATGGAAAAGAGAAAGACCTTAGCAAATTTTTACGCTGAATCTGGCAATCAAGTTCCAGATAGCTTAAAATCGGGAATAGGTCATTTTAATGTATTCAAGTTGGATGAATTTGCTGGTCCCAAAGCAAAACCGATGCCTTTTAACCGTAGAGATTATTTTAAAATAAGTTTGGTTACAGGTAAAAGCAGGGTTCACTATGCAGACAAAATTGTTAATGTGGACAAACATGTTTTTGTGTTTTCCAATCCGCAGATTCCCTATAACTGGGAACAAATTGATGAGCAATTGACAGGTTATTTCTGTGTATTTACAGAGGCCTTTTTTCATCAGTATGGGAATTTACTTGGTTATCCGGTTTTTCAACCTAGCGGCCATCCAGTTTTTGAACTAACGGACGATCAAGTTGACTCGTTCACACCTGTTTTCCAACGAATGTTCAAAGAAATCAACTCTGACTACGCTTATAAATATGATATCCTTAGAAATCTGGTTTTTGAGTTGATTCATGCAGCCATGAAGTTACAGCCCGCCAACCTTGCGTCTAACTTGCACTCGAATGCTTCAGAGCGAATCTCTTCCTTGTTTGCAGAATTATTGGAAAGACAATTTCCGATTGAAAGCCCTACCCAGCGAATGCAATTACGTTCTCCTTCAGATTTCGCAAAACAGCTTGGTGTGCATATTAACCATCTAAATAGGGCTTTAAGGGAGACCATGCAAAAAAGTACTTCAATGCTTATTACAGAAAGAGTTATGCAAGAATCCAAAATTCTTATCCGCCATACCAACTGGAACATTTCCGAAGTTGGATATTGTCTTGGGTTCGAAGAAACTGCACATTTTTCTAATTTCTTCAAAAAACATACTTCTCATTCCCCATTAAAATTCAGAAAAGCAGAAATTGTTTGA
- a CDS encoding SDR family NAD(P)-dependent oxidoreductase has translation MNTTKIALITGGSRGLGKDMALNIAKKGLDVVITYNSNKTAAEHTLTEITALGGKAVAIQLDTRGVSSFSDFKTNLLRELKNEFKTDKIDFLINNAGFGYNASIAETTEADFDNLMNVHLKGVYFLTQTLFDVMNDGGGIINISSGLARFSFPGYAAYAIMKGAIEVFTRYLAKELGERKIKANTVAPGAINTDFNKERFEQAPQVVDMIASLTALGRVGESDDIGSVVAFLCTEDAKWVNAQRIEASGGMFV, from the coding sequence ATGAATACTACAAAAATAGCATTGATAACAGGAGGAAGCAGAGGATTGGGCAAAGACATGGCTCTTAACATTGCCAAAAAAGGGCTAGACGTTGTGATTACCTATAACTCAAACAAAACTGCAGCGGAGCATACCTTGACCGAAATAACGGCATTAGGTGGTAAGGCCGTCGCTATACAATTGGACACTCGTGGGGTAAGCAGCTTTAGTGATTTTAAAACCAACCTTTTGCGAGAGTTAAAAAATGAATTTAAAACAGATAAGATTGATTTTTTAATCAACAATGCCGGTTTTGGCTATAATGCCTCCATCGCGGAAACAACAGAAGCTGATTTTGATAACTTAATGAATGTGCATCTGAAAGGAGTGTATTTTTTAACCCAAACCTTATTCGATGTTATGAACGATGGTGGAGGAATCATTAATATCTCCAGTGGTCTAGCACGCTTTTCTTTTCCGGGATATGCAGCATATGCCATCATGAAAGGAGCCATTGAGGTGTTCACACGCTATTTGGCAAAAGAATTGGGTGAACGTAAAATAAAGGCCAATACGGTCGCCCCTGGAGCCATTAATACTGATTTTAACAAAGAACGCTTTGAGCAAGCTCCACAAGTAGTGGATATGATTGCCTCCTTAACTGCATTGGGTCGTGTGGGAGAAAGTGATGATATTGGCAGTGTGGTTGCTTTTCTATGTACCGAAGATGCCAAATGGGTAAACGCTCAACGTATTGAGGCTTCTGGAGGTATGTTCGTTTAG
- a CDS encoding RsmB/NOP family class I SAM-dependent RNA methyltransferase — MRLHRNLVFAVIDALNLIFNEKEYADKVIEKVLRYDKRWGSRDRGFIAETTYDIVRWKRLYTEIAEVHEPYSRPNLFRLFAVWCVLKGIRLPDWKQLEETPERRIKGKFDELSKIRKFRESVPDWLDELGEQALGNNLWTKEIAALNKQAEVILRTNTLKIKKTQLQALLAENEIETIPVDGYSDALKLKERKNVFTTEAFKNGFFEVQDASSQLVAPFLEVEPGQRVVDACAGAGGKTLHLASQMENKGQLIALDIYESKLKKLKVRTRRNGVHNVETRAIDSTKVIKKLHNSADRLLLDAPCSGLGVIRRNPDSKWKLEPQFIDRIMDIQQDILQNYSKMVKKDGQMVYATCSILPQENTDQVYTFLNSESGEAFELVKEQNIYASERGYDGFYMALLKRK, encoded by the coding sequence ATGCGTTTACACAGAAACCTTGTCTTTGCCGTTATAGATGCCTTGAACCTAATCTTTAATGAGAAGGAATATGCAGACAAGGTCATTGAAAAAGTATTGAGATACGATAAACGCTGGGGATCCCGAGATAGAGGTTTCATTGCTGAAACCACCTATGACATTGTACGTTGGAAACGTTTGTATACTGAAATAGCAGAAGTACACGAACCCTATTCGCGGCCAAATTTGTTTCGATTGTTTGCCGTTTGGTGCGTTTTAAAAGGTATTCGTTTACCCGATTGGAAGCAATTGGAGGAAACCCCGGAACGACGCATTAAAGGTAAGTTTGATGAACTATCCAAAATAAGAAAGTTCAGAGAATCAGTACCAGATTGGTTGGATGAACTTGGAGAGCAAGCCCTTGGAAACAATCTATGGACCAAAGAAATTGCAGCACTTAATAAACAAGCTGAGGTAATCCTAAGAACCAATACTCTAAAAATCAAGAAAACACAATTACAGGCATTACTCGCAGAAAATGAAATTGAAACGATTCCTGTTGATGGATACTCTGATGCTTTAAAACTAAAGGAGCGCAAGAACGTGTTTACAACGGAAGCTTTTAAAAATGGTTTCTTTGAGGTGCAAGATGCCTCTTCACAATTGGTTGCTCCATTTTTGGAGGTTGAGCCAGGTCAAAGAGTGGTTGATGCTTGTGCAGGTGCTGGAGGCAAAACCTTGCATTTGGCCTCACAAATGGAAAACAAAGGACAATTGATTGCTTTGGATATCTATGAAAGTAAACTGAAAAAGCTAAAAGTACGAACAAGACGAAACGGCGTCCATAATGTAGAGACTAGAGCTATAGATTCTACAAAAGTGATTAAAAAGCTACATAATAGTGCAGATAGGTTGTTGTTAGACGCACCATGTTCCGGATTGGGGGTCATAAGAAGAAATCCAGATTCCAAATGGAAACTGGAACCTCAGTTCATTGACCGAATCATGGATATTCAACAAGATATTCTTCAGAATTACAGCAAAATGGTCAAAAAAGATGGGCAAATGGTATATGCTACTTGTTCCATTCTTCCGCAAGAGAATACAGATCAAGTTTACACTTTCTTAAATTCAGAATCCGGTGAAGCTTTTGAACTGGTCAAAGAACAAAACATCTATGCCTCTGAAAGAGGTTACGATGGGTTTTATATGGCCTTGTTAAAAAGAAAGTAA
- a CDS encoding DUF6515 family protein, whose translation MKTLKTILVTMALLGGMLITNAQRTVVRVYPKHGTVVTKVTKPKVVVHNKTNFYFADGVWYKARNKNYIVCAAPVGIKVKRLPRSRKIVVVNGRKLYKYRGIWYKKTGRNYVVVNV comes from the coding sequence ATGAAAACTTTAAAAACAATATTGGTTACAATGGCACTTTTAGGTGGTATGCTTATTACAAACGCACAACGAACAGTTGTTCGCGTATACCCAAAACATGGGACGGTCGTAACAAAGGTCACTAAACCCAAAGTAGTTGTCCATAATAAAACTAATTTCTATTTCGCAGACGGAGTATGGTATAAAGCACGAAACAAAAATTACATTGTATGTGCTGCACCAGTAGGAATTAAAGTAAAAAGACTTCCTAGAAGCAGAAAAATTGTTGTGGTCAATGGAAGAAAACTCTATAAATACAGAGGTATCTGGTACAAGAAAACTGGTAGAAATTACGTAGTGGTAAACGTTTAG
- a CDS encoding phospho-sugar mutase: MDSIRSTAQTWLTDFFDSETKKEIQNLIENDTEELKERFYKDLEFGTGGMRGMMGVGTNRINKYTLGKNTQGLGNYLKRTYPTEEVKVVIAYDCRHNSDTLARTVSEILSANGIKVFLFSELRTTPELSFAVKHLNCHAGIVLTASHNPPEYNGYKVYWTDGGQIVPPQDGEIIAEINSLSFEDINFEANESLIKLIDKDVDEAFFKASVSKGSFNAKEKDNFKIVFTSLHGTSITAIPEVLKRAGYKNVTIIEEQATPDGNFPTVKSPNPEEPEALEMAIKKAEEIGADMVVGTDPDSDRLGIAVRNLEGKIELLNGNQTMVLMTKFLLDKYKENGFKGNEFIATTIVSTPMMEQMAKAYGVEFKTALTGFKWIGKMIKDFPDSTFIGGGEESFGYMVGDFVRDKDAVTSTLLACEIAADAKANGSSFYKNLIDAYVDFGFYKEKLISLTKKGISGAEEIKQMLVDFKENPVESVQGSKVIWIEDYNTSIAKNVLTGEEKAINLPKSNVLIYETEDGTRIAARPSGTEPKVKFYISTNTKLEKAEDYKSVNSQLDTKIDGILSELNL, encoded by the coding sequence ATGGATTCCATTCGCTCAACCGCACAGACTTGGCTAACCGATTTTTTCGATTCTGAGACCAAGAAAGAAATTCAAAACCTTATTGAAAACGATACAGAGGAACTAAAGGAACGATTCTACAAGGATTTAGAATTTGGTACTGGTGGAATGCGGGGTATGATGGGTGTTGGAACCAATAGGATCAACAAATATACGCTAGGAAAAAACACACAAGGCTTGGGTAATTATCTAAAAAGAACATACCCTACAGAGGAGGTCAAGGTTGTGATCGCATATGATTGCAGGCACAATTCAGATACCTTGGCAAGAACAGTTTCTGAAATCTTATCCGCAAACGGAATCAAGGTTTTCCTGTTTTCAGAATTACGAACCACTCCAGAACTTTCATTTGCAGTAAAGCATTTGAATTGTCACGCTGGGATTGTCTTGACTGCTTCTCATAATCCACCAGAATATAATGGATATAAAGTATATTGGACTGATGGCGGGCAAATAGTACCTCCTCAAGATGGTGAGATTATAGCTGAAATTAATTCGCTCTCTTTTGAGGACATCAATTTTGAAGCTAATGAAAGTCTTATCAAATTAATTGATAAAGACGTAGATGAAGCCTTTTTTAAAGCATCTGTAAGTAAAGGAAGTTTTAACGCTAAAGAGAAAGACAACTTCAAAATTGTCTTCACTTCACTTCATGGAACTTCTATAACAGCAATTCCAGAGGTTTTAAAACGTGCCGGTTATAAAAACGTGACTATTATTGAAGAACAGGCAACGCCAGATGGCAACTTCCCTACGGTAAAATCTCCCAACCCCGAAGAGCCTGAAGCGCTGGAAATGGCCATTAAAAAAGCGGAGGAAATTGGTGCAGACATGGTTGTGGGCACGGATCCTGATAGTGACCGATTAGGGATTGCCGTAAGAAATTTGGAGGGGAAAATAGAATTGCTCAATGGAAACCAGACCATGGTGTTGATGACCAAGTTCCTTTTGGATAAATACAAGGAAAACGGATTCAAGGGTAATGAATTCATTGCTACCACAATAGTTTCCACACCAATGATGGAACAAATGGCAAAAGCCTATGGAGTTGAGTTTAAAACTGCTTTGACAGGCTTTAAGTGGATAGGCAAAATGATCAAGGATTTTCCTGATTCAACTTTTATTGGAGGTGGAGAAGAGAGTTTTGGATATATGGTTGGTGATTTTGTGCGGGACAAAGATGCTGTAACCTCTACCCTATTGGCTTGTGAAATTGCTGCTGATGCCAAAGCGAACGGAAGTTCATTTTACAAGAATTTAATAGACGCCTATGTCGACTTTGGATTTTATAAAGAGAAATTGATTTCCTTGACCAAAAAAGGAATTAGCGGCGCAGAAGAGATCAAACAAATGTTAGTTGATTTTAAGGAAAACCCAGTTGAATCCGTTCAAGGTTCAAAAGTAATTTGGATAGAAGACTACAATACTTCAATTGCTAAAAACGTCCTTACTGGCGAAGAAAAGGCAATTAACTTGCCAAAATCCAATGTATTGATCTACGAAACTGAAGACGGCACCCGAATAGCTGCAAGACCCAGCGGTACCGAACCTAAGGTTAAGTTTTACATTAGCACAAATACCAAATTAGAAAAAGCGGAGGATTATAAATCCGTAAATTCGCAGCTGGATACCAAAATTGATGGTATTCTTTCCGAACTGAATTTATAG
- a CDS encoding ABC transporter ATP-binding protein, which yields MNYFKKILQFAIPYRKYGFLNIFFNILYALFSALSFAALIPMLNVLFDKTKQMNEPPVFEGIGKAKDYFMEYMNYQVTQYSGDEPMKGLVLVVGLVLALFLLKNIFNYLAMYFITFLRNGALKDIRNKMYKKIVDLPISYFSEKRKGDTIARITSDVLEIQHSFLSILELIVREPLTILFTIIVMFLISVKLTIFVFVFIPIAGMLISRIGKSLKRKSDKVQKEQGEFLSIVEETLGGLRVIKAFNAESRFFSTFKKSTNRFFKFSNTLLNRQNLASPTGEFLGILVIGILLWFGGRMVLIEKNLDASSFIAYMGLAYNILTPAKAISKASYAVKKGNAAAERVLQILESENPIADSKNSIEKTDFTGDIAIKDISFKYEDDYVLEGFNLKVKKGHTVALVGQSGSGKSTIANLVTRFYDVNEGEILIDNTNIKDITKKSLRGLMGLVTQDSILFNDTVKNNIGLGKEGATDDEIIAAAKVANAHDYIMELPNGYNTNIGDSGNKLSGGQKQRLSIARAVLKNPPIMILDEATSALDTESERLVQDALEKMMQNRTSIVIAHRLSTIQNADSIVVLSKGKIVEQGTHDELMKSKKGYKKLVEMQSFTV from the coding sequence ATGAATTACTTTAAAAAGATTCTCCAGTTTGCTATACCCTATCGCAAATACGGATTTCTGAACATATTTTTCAATATTCTTTATGCACTCTTCAGTGCGCTTTCCTTTGCAGCGTTGATTCCAATGCTGAATGTGTTGTTTGACAAAACCAAACAAATGAACGAACCTCCAGTTTTTGAAGGCATAGGAAAAGCTAAAGATTATTTCATGGAGTACATGAACTATCAAGTAACCCAATATTCTGGTGATGAGCCAATGAAAGGTCTTGTATTGGTTGTTGGTTTGGTACTAGCTCTTTTCTTACTTAAAAACATTTTCAACTACTTGGCAATGTACTTTATCACCTTCTTACGAAATGGAGCATTAAAGGACATTAGAAATAAAATGTATAAAAAAATAGTTGATTTGCCCATCTCCTATTTTTCTGAAAAAAGGAAAGGAGATACAATTGCCAGAATAACGTCAGATGTACTGGAAATTCAACATTCGTTTCTCTCCATTTTAGAATTAATTGTAAGAGAGCCACTTACCATCCTTTTCACGATTATTGTAATGTTTTTAATCAGTGTAAAGTTGACCATTTTTGTTTTTGTCTTTATCCCAATTGCAGGTATGCTAATTTCAAGAATTGGAAAATCTCTAAAAAGGAAATCTGACAAAGTGCAAAAAGAACAAGGGGAATTTCTTTCCATAGTAGAAGAAACCCTTGGAGGTTTAAGGGTCATTAAAGCTTTTAATGCTGAATCTAGGTTTTTCAGCACCTTTAAAAAATCTACTAATCGGTTCTTTAAATTCTCCAATACATTATTGAACAGGCAAAATTTGGCATCTCCTACAGGTGAATTTTTAGGTATTCTCGTCATAGGAATACTTCTATGGTTTGGAGGTCGAATGGTTTTAATTGAAAAAAACCTAGATGCCTCATCTTTTATTGCCTATATGGGTCTTGCCTATAATATTTTAACACCAGCAAAAGCAATTAGCAAAGCATCCTATGCTGTTAAGAAAGGGAATGCAGCTGCAGAAAGGGTTTTGCAAATATTGGAATCTGAAAATCCAATTGCCGACAGCAAAAATTCAATTGAGAAAACAGATTTTACAGGTGATATTGCCATAAAAGATATTTCATTCAAGTATGAAGATGACTATGTTCTGGAAGGATTTAACCTCAAAGTTAAAAAAGGACATACCGTAGCACTTGTGGGGCAATCAGGTAGTGGAAAAAGTACCATAGCCAATTTGGTTACTCGTTTTTATGATGTAAACGAAGGGGAAATCTTAATAGATAATACAAATATCAAGGATATCACTAAAAAATCGCTTCGTGGCTTAATGGGACTAGTAACTCAAGATTCCATTTTGTTCAATGATACCGTCAAAAACAATATTGGTCTAGGAAAAGAAGGCGCAACGGATGATGAAATTATAGCGGCAGCCAAAGTTGCCAATGCCCACGATTATATTATGGAGCTTCCAAATGGTTATAATACCAATATAGGAGATAGCGGTAATAAATTAAGTGGTGGCCAAAAACAAAGACTTTCCATTGCAAGGGCAGTACTGAAGAACCCTCCCATTATGATTTTGGATGAAGCTACTTCAGCCTTGGATACCGAAAGTGAACGTTTGGTGCAAGATGCATTGGAAAAAATGATGCAGAACAGAACCTCCATAGTTATTGCACATAGACTTTCCACCATTCAAAATGCGGATTCCATAGTTGTGCTCAGTAAAGGAAAAATTGTGGAGCAAGGTACACATGACGAGCTCATGAAATCTAAAAAAGGCTACAAAAAACTGGTTGAAATGCAGTCTTTTACTGTATAG
- a CDS encoding RNA polymerase sigma factor, protein MIAEEALVDKLKQKKSQAKAFEVLVNTYKERLYWHIRRIVLNHDDADDVLQNTFIKVYKNIEGFKGDSKLYSWMYRIATNESLTFLKQKSKKMGISDEELRVSLVQNLQSDVYFEGDEIQLKLQQAMATLPDKQKLVFTMKYFQEMKYEEISEVLETSVGALKASYHLAVKKIETYLKAD, encoded by the coding sequence TTGATTGCTGAGGAAGCCTTAGTCGACAAACTAAAACAAAAAAAAAGCCAAGCAAAGGCCTTTGAAGTGTTGGTAAACACTTACAAAGAGCGTTTGTATTGGCATATACGAAGAATTGTTCTGAATCATGACGATGCGGATGATGTGCTACAAAATACCTTTATAAAAGTGTATAAAAACATTGAAGGTTTTAAAGGAGATAGCAAACTGTATTCTTGGATGTATCGTATCGCTACCAATGAATCCCTGACTTTTTTGAAACAGAAGTCAAAAAAAATGGGAATAAGTGATGAAGAGCTAAGAGTTTCACTGGTACAGAATTTACAATCCGATGTTTATTTTGAAGGTGATGAAATTCAACTAAAATTGCAGCAAGCTATGGCTACGCTTCCAGATAAGCAAAAATTGGTGTTTACCATGAAATACTTTCAAGAAATGAAATATGAGGAGATCTCAGAGGTCTTGGAAACATCAGTAGGAGCTTTAAAGGCTTCATATCATTTGGCAGTAAAGAAAATTGAAACGTATCTTAAGGCAGATTAA
- a CDS encoding oxidoreductase: MTKAAIIIAVVLAIGCSSKEKSANYTTVEIETIFRDSISIRAIEFLDTKTLAFAGSNGVYGSVDTRTNKVRTNIQKFDSISPEFRAVAHTKTDFFMLSVASPALLYKTGESGQMELVYKEEGEGVFYDAMKFWNDREGIAIGDSMQGCLSIIITRDGGSSWTKLSCNVLPKAKEGEGAFAASNTNIEIIGDKVWVVSTSGTVYSSSDKGHSWGVQQTPILSGEPTEGIYSVDFYDEKLGFAIGGDYLKPTANAENKIITTDGGKKWNLIADGKEPSYKSCVQFIPNSGGKDIVAVGFTGISYSNDQGETWKPLSEEGFYTIRFLNDSVAYAAGKHKIARLVFK; encoded by the coding sequence ATGACAAAAGCAGCCATAATTATTGCAGTAGTATTAGCAATTGGGTGTTCCTCCAAAGAGAAATCAGCCAATTATACAACCGTTGAAATAGAGACAATCTTCAGAGATTCGATAAGTATTAGGGCCATTGAGTTTTTAGATACCAAAACACTGGCATTTGCTGGAAGCAATGGGGTATATGGTTCTGTTGATACCAGAACAAATAAGGTTCGAACCAATATTCAAAAATTTGATTCCATATCTCCAGAATTTAGAGCTGTAGCTCACACAAAAACAGACTTTTTTATGCTTTCGGTAGCTAGTCCCGCTTTATTATATAAAACAGGAGAAAGTGGACAGATGGAATTGGTGTATAAAGAGGAAGGTGAAGGTGTTTTCTATGATGCTATGAAATTTTGGAACGATAGGGAAGGGATAGCAATAGGAGATAGCATGCAAGGGTGCCTATCTATAATCATAACTAGAGACGGAGGTAGTAGTTGGACCAAACTTTCTTGTAATGTTTTGCCAAAAGCAAAAGAGGGCGAAGGGGCATTTGCCGCAAGCAACACCAATATTGAAATTATTGGTGATAAGGTATGGGTAGTTTCCACTTCTGGTACTGTTTATTCTTCCTCAGATAAAGGCCATTCCTGGGGAGTACAACAAACACCAATATTGAGTGGAGAACCAACTGAAGGCATTTATTCTGTCGATTTTTATGATGAAAAATTGGGTTTTGCAATAGGAGGAGATTATTTAAAGCCTACGGCCAATGCAGAAAACAAAATTATAACTACTGATGGTGGAAAAAAATGGAATCTTATTGCAGATGGAAAGGAGCCGAGTTATAAAAGTTGCGTGCAATTTATTCCTAATTCTGGTGGAAAGGATATTGTTGCCGTTGGGTTTACAGGAATTTCATATTCAAATGATCAAGGGGAAACATGGAAACCATTGAGCGAAGAAGGTTTTTATACCATTCGCTTTTTGAATGATTCTGTAGCTTATGCTGCTGGGAAACATAAGATTGCAAGATTAGTGTTCAAATGA